The region CGCGCTGCTCGGCCTCCTCCTGCTCGGTGCGCAGCGCCTCCTCGGCGGCGGCCCGCTCCTTGTGCGCCGCGTCGAGCTGCCGCTCCGCGTCGGCGAGGACATCGGCCAGCCGGCTGTCGACGCCGGCCTCGCGCTCGGCGAGTTCGTGTTCGAGGGTGTCGAGGCGTTCCTGCCGCTCCTTGTCGGCCTCGGCCGTACTGCGGTCGACGTCCGCCTGCATGGCGTCGAGCGTGCGCTCGGCCTCGCCGCGTACGGCGTCCGCCTCGGCGCGGGCCTGGCCGAGGATTTCGGCGGCGTGGCCGCACGCCTGGTCGAGCGTCCGCTGGGCCTGGTCCTCGGCGGCGGCCAGCCGGGCCGAGGCGGCGGCACGGGCCTCGTCCTGGAGGGTGCGGCGGGCGGTCTCGGCGGCGTCCCTGGCGTACTGCGCCTCGGTCTCGGCGCGTTCCCGCACGGCCGCGGCCTCTTCCTCGACCAGCTGCATCAGCTCCTGGGCGCCGGGACCGAGAGCCGCGAAGGTCTCCGGCGGGAGGGCGCCGACCTGTTCGCGCAGGGCGACGCATTCCGCGTCCATCTCATTGGCGAGGACGGTGAGCCGGGCGGCGCGTTCCCAGGCGGCGTCGCGGTCCTCCGACAGCTCTTCGAGGAAGCGGTCCACCTGGTCGGGGCGATAGCCGTGGGCGCGCCCGCGCGTCTGCTCGAAGCCTGTTGACGATGCGGTCGTGTTGCTGCTCATCCGTCTGCCCCTCTTGCCCGCTGGCGTACCGCTGGTGACCTCGCCGTTCCTTCGTCTCCATTTATGACTTATGACCGAATTGTACGAGCTACGACACTCCGACTGCTCTCCTACCCGGAAAACGCCGGAGGGCCGGGCGGAAGGGTGCGAACCCTTCCGCCCGGCCCTCCGCGGCCTGCCGCGGTGAACGGTCCGCCCGTTACAGCAGCCCGTCCCACATCTGCTCGATCAGCACCGACCACCAGTTGTCGGGCGACGCGATCGCCGCCGGGTCCTGGGCGGCCAGCTGCGCCTGGAAGTCCACCGTCCAGTGCCCCGCCTGCTCGGGCGTGAGCCCGATCCGCAGCCGCCACATCCGGCCCAGCAGCGCCAGGCTGCGGGCGAATTCGGGCAGGCTGGAGTTCACGAACTGCGGCGCCGCGGGAGGCGAACCCGCGGGTCCCCCCTCCAGCGGCAGCGCCACAATGTGCGCGGTGCCGTACTGCACGCACAGCTGACGGCCGAAGTCGTTGCCCATCACCAGGTACGAGCCCGCGTCCGCGGCCGGCTGCACACCGCGGGAGG is a window of Streptomyces sp. NBC_01477 DNA encoding:
- a CDS encoding cellulose-binding protein; translated protein: MSSNTTASSTGFEQTRGRAHGYRPDQVDRFLEELSEDRDAAWERAARLTVLANEMDAECVALREQVGALPPETFAALGPGAQELMQLVEEEAAAVRERAETEAQYARDAAETARRTLQDEARAAASARLAAAEDQAQRTLDQACGHAAEILGQARAEADAVRGEAERTLDAMQADVDRSTAEADKERQERLDTLEHELAEREAGVDSRLADVLADAERQLDAAHKERAAAEEALRTEQEEAEQRASSTLAQARLHEDRVRRESERALRTHEEHRDEIRAHLAHVRTTLAALTGRHAPPPDEQ